Proteins encoded in a region of the Massilia sp. UMI-21 genome:
- a CDS encoding general secretion pathway protein GspB, protein MSYILEALKKAQAERQLGSAPTIHAPAPGYAPAAAQGSRRPLMVGIGAGALVVALGALFLLRQPASAPAAEPAAEPALQVAAAPAPVAAPLSVPAPAVAAPAPATVQAVPVAPPAPPAPARVEPVKPKTPPAPAAKPAPAARAAVEAAPETPRPVLVAAAPAQAALPAEDGIGPLQSLPEALQREVPKVAFGGYIYSANPADRLLLVDKMLRREGEEVAPGLVLERLLPKAAIMNFRGYRYRVGY, encoded by the coding sequence ATGTCCTATATCCTCGAAGCCCTCAAGAAGGCACAAGCCGAGCGCCAGCTCGGCAGCGCCCCGACCATCCACGCACCGGCGCCCGGCTATGCGCCCGCGGCGGCCCAGGGCAGCCGCCGTCCGCTCATGGTCGGCATCGGCGCCGGCGCCCTGGTGGTGGCGCTCGGTGCCTTGTTCCTGCTGCGCCAGCCGGCATCGGCGCCGGCAGCTGAGCCGGCAGCTGAGCCGGCATTGCAGGTGGCGGCCGCGCCGGCGCCCGTGGCTGCGCCGCTGTCCGTGCCGGCGCCGGCCGTTGCCGCGCCGGCGCCCGCCACCGTGCAAGCTGTGCCGGTTGCGCCACCCGCGCCACCCGCGCCGGCCAGGGTGGAACCGGTGAAGCCGAAGACGCCGCCGGCGCCCGCAGCGAAGCCGGCCCCCGCAGCGCGTGCAGCGGTCGAGGCGGCGCCGGAAACGCCGCGTCCCGTCCTGGTGGCGGCGGCCCCGGCGCAGGCGGCATTGCCCGCCGAGGACGGCATCGGCCCGCTGCAGTCGCTGCCGGAAGCGCTGCAGCGCGAGGTGCCGAAAGTGGCGTTCGGCGGCTACATCTATTCGGCGAATCCGGCCGATCGCCTGCTGCTGGTCGACAAGATGCTGCGCCGCGAAGGCGAGGAAGTCGCGCCCGGGCTGGTGCTGGAGCGCCTGCTGCCGAAGGCGGCGATCATGAATTTCCGTGGCTACCGCTACCGTGTCGGGTATTGA
- the mobB gene encoding molybdopterin-guanine dinucleotide biosynthesis protein B: protein MLGVVGWSGSGKTSLLEHLITRLAGQGLRVNVVKHSHHDVELEPPRKDSARLRMAGAAEVMLASPYRVAILRELRGEREPALAEHLARLAPADLTLVEGYKWERLPKLEVFRPGLGRPALYPDDPDVLAVASDGPPPAGQGGPAWLDLNDPDQVLAWLHDWMG from the coding sequence GTGCTGGGCGTGGTCGGCTGGTCCGGCAGCGGCAAGACCTCGCTGCTGGAGCACCTGATCACCCGCCTGGCCGGACAGGGGCTGCGGGTCAATGTCGTCAAGCACAGTCACCACGACGTCGAGCTGGAACCGCCGCGCAAGGACAGCGCGCGCCTGCGCATGGCCGGGGCGGCCGAGGTGATGCTGGCCTCGCCCTACCGGGTCGCCATCCTGCGCGAGCTGCGCGGGGAACGCGAGCCCGCGCTGGCCGAGCACCTGGCGCGGCTGGCGCCGGCCGACCTGACCCTGGTGGAAGGCTATAAATGGGAGCGCCTGCCCAAGCTGGAGGTGTTTCGTCCCGGCCTGGGCCGGCCGGCCCTGTATCCGGACGATCCCGACGTCCTGGCGGTGGCCTCGGACGGGCCGCCGCCGGCAGGGCAGGGCGGGCCGGCGTGGCTGGATTTGAATGATCCAGATCAAGTACTGGCCTGGCTGCACGACTGGATGGGCTGA
- a CDS encoding YjfB family protein gives MDVSSIAKLSTSIAETGTRQEVSLAVFKKAQQIQEATATQLLEALPAVPSANLPAHLGNKINTTA, from the coding sequence ATGGATGTGTCCAGCATTGCCAAGCTGTCCACCAGCATCGCAGAAACCGGCACCCGCCAGGAAGTGAGCCTCGCCGTGTTCAAGAAAGCCCAGCAGATCCAGGAGGCGACCGCCACCCAGCTGCTCGAGGCGCTGCCTGCCGTGCCCTCGGCGAACCTGCCGGCGCACCTGGGCAACAAGATCAATACCACGGCCTGA
- a CDS encoding DUF2282 domain-containing protein: MTHRHALIAAALAGVCAHAAAQDMGTPKADQEACYGVAKAGQNDCGTATHGCAGVAKVDNDPNEWKFVAKGTCTELGGSLEAGRGAQEGARHKRGQGKAGAAKTEAQQ; encoded by the coding sequence ATGACCCACCGCCACGCCCTGATTGCCGCCGCGCTTGCCGGCGTCTGCGCCCACGCCGCCGCCCAGGACATGGGCACGCCGAAGGCCGACCAGGAAGCCTGCTATGGCGTGGCCAAGGCCGGCCAGAACGATTGCGGCACCGCCACCCACGGCTGCGCCGGCGTGGCCAAGGTCGACAATGATCCGAACGAGTGGAAGTTCGTCGCCAAGGGGACGTGCACCGAGCTCGGCGGTTCGCTGGAAGCCGGCCGGGGCGCGCAAGAAGGTGCACGACACAAGCGCGGGCAGGGCAAGGCTGGCGCGGCCAAGACCGAAGCGCAGCAGTAA
- a CDS encoding DUF692 family protein, which yields MQAPAAALCAGVGLRAPHYRAFLERRPPVGFIEVHSENYLARAGWDWHVLGTLRRDYPLSLHGVGLGLGSARGFSMAHLERVRALVEALDPFLVSEHLSWGALADRQLNDLLPVTLDAAALALLCERVDRVQARLGRRLLVENVSRYVRFSADTMSEAEFLAELARRTGCAILLDLNNLYVNQHNHGEDARVAIAALPVGSVGQIHLAGHLETPLGLVDHHGAAVAEPVWDLYLAALARFGRVPALVEWDAELPPLEVLVAQAARADQAAVAYPAPLAAPDMPPRPPRPLRPPAAAPASGEALAALQQHFGDALFDRRREAGLQPLLSEGSMARLALYRGNLSAGWERALGAAYPVLRQLVGEAFFDGLARAYGKAVPSQDPDLAGFGDRLADFLAEFAPAAPYPYLPDMARLEWAVHRAGLAPGLAPLGVDALMAMTPETLEAARFILHPSVALLHSRWAIAALWHAHQPGGPALPAHVARPCAVLVLRRGWTLEVVETDAPQAAALARLAAGAGFGEAVDAALAAAPAGGGAPDIGAMLQGWFGRGMIAAIAPGEAG from the coding sequence ATGCAGGCGCCCGCCGCGGCCCTGTGCGCCGGCGTGGGCCTGCGCGCGCCCCACTACCGTGCCTTCCTGGAACGGCGTCCGCCGGTCGGTTTCATCGAAGTCCACAGCGAGAACTACCTGGCCCGCGCCGGCTGGGACTGGCACGTGCTGGGCACGCTGCGGCGCGACTATCCGCTCAGCCTGCACGGCGTCGGGCTCGGCCTCGGCTCGGCGCGCGGCTTTTCCATGGCCCACCTGGAACGGGTGCGCGCGCTGGTCGAGGCGCTCGATCCCTTCCTTGTTTCCGAGCACCTGAGCTGGGGCGCGCTGGCCGACCGCCAGCTCAACGACCTGCTGCCGGTGACGCTCGACGCCGCCGCCCTGGCCCTGCTGTGCGAGCGGGTCGACCGGGTCCAGGCGCGCCTCGGCCGCCGCCTGCTGGTCGAAAACGTCTCGCGCTACGTGCGCTTCAGTGCCGACACCATGAGCGAGGCCGAGTTCCTGGCCGAACTGGCGCGCCGCACCGGCTGCGCCATCCTGCTCGACCTGAACAATCTCTACGTCAACCAGCACAACCACGGCGAGGATGCGCGCGTCGCCATTGCCGCCTTGCCGGTCGGGAGCGTCGGCCAGATCCACCTCGCCGGCCACCTGGAAACGCCGCTGGGCCTGGTCGACCACCACGGTGCGGCGGTGGCCGAACCGGTCTGGGACCTGTACCTTGCGGCACTGGCGCGTTTCGGCCGCGTGCCGGCGCTGGTCGAGTGGGATGCCGAGCTGCCGCCGCTCGAGGTGCTGGTGGCGCAAGCGGCGCGGGCCGACCAGGCCGCAGTAGCATATCCGGCGCCGCTGGCCGCGCCGGATATGCCACCGCGGCCACCGCGGCCACTGCGGCCGCCTGCGGCGGCGCCGGCGAGCGGCGAGGCACTGGCCGCGCTCCAGCAGCATTTCGGCGACGCCCTGTTCGACCGCCGCCGCGAGGCCGGCCTGCAGCCCCTGCTGAGCGAGGGCAGCATGGCGCGGCTGGCCTTGTATCGCGGCAACCTGAGCGCCGGCTGGGAGCGCGCCCTCGGCGCGGCCTATCCGGTCCTGCGCCAGCTGGTGGGGGAGGCGTTCTTCGACGGCCTGGCGCGCGCCTATGGCAAGGCCGTGCCCTCGCAAGACCCCGACCTGGCCGGGTTCGGCGACCGTCTCGCGGACTTCCTCGCGGAATTCGCGCCGGCCGCGCCTTACCCCTACCTGCCCGACATGGCGCGCCTCGAATGGGCCGTGCACCGCGCCGGCCTGGCGCCCGGGCTGGCGCCGCTCGGTGTCGATGCGCTCATGGCGATGACGCCCGAGACGCTCGAGGCCGCCCGTTTCATCCTGCATCCATCGGTGGCCCTGCTGCACAGCCGCTGGGCGATCGCGGCGCTCTGGCACGCGCACCAGCCGGGCGGCCCGGCGCTGCCTGCGCATGTGGCGCGGCCGTGCGCCGTGCTGGTGCTGCGGCGTGGGTGGACGCTGGAAGTGGTGGAGACCGACGCGCCGCAGGCGGCGGCCCTGGCGCGGCTGGCGGCCGGCGCCGGCTTCGGCGAGGCCGTCGACGCTGCGCTGGCCGCCGCCCCCGCAGGTGGCGGCGCGCCGGACATCGGCGCCATGCTGCAGGGCTGGTTCGGGCGCGGCATGATCGCCGCAATCGCGCCGGGCGAAGCCGGCTGA
- a CDS encoding RNA-binding S4 domain-containing protein has translation MQKIVFDLTSEFVEVNQLLKLVGLVDSGGAGKNLVASGAVSVDGRQELRKTAKIRSGQTVTIGDLQIRVQ, from the coding sequence ATGCAAAAAATAGTGTTCGATTTGACATCGGAATTCGTCGAGGTCAACCAGCTGCTGAAGCTGGTCGGCCTGGTCGACAGCGGCGGCGCCGGCAAGAACCTGGTCGCCAGCGGCGCGGTGTCGGTCGACGGCAGGCAGGAGCTGCGCAAGACCGCGAAAATCCGCAGCGGCCAGACGGTCACCATCGGCGACCTGCAGATCCGGGTGCAGTAA
- the fumC gene encoding class II fumarate hydratase, with protein MNNRIEKDSFGPIEVPADQLWGAQTQRSLHHFHISSERMAPELVAALAQVKRAAAAVNRSLGKLPADKAEAIIRAADEVLEGRHAREFPLAVWQTGSGTQSNMNMNEVLANRGSELMGGERGEQRLLHPNDHVNMGQSSNDIFPTAMHVAAAGAVAHKLLPALGQLRATLLRKSRDFESIVKIGRTHLQDATPLTLGQEFSGYVAQLEFAESAIRATLPGLLALAAGGTAVGTGLNAHPEFAPRIAAEISSRTGLAFKSAPNKFMALAGHDALVSSHGAFKTLATALMKIANDVRWMASGPRSGLGEITIPENEPGSSIMPGKVNPTQSEALTMLCCQVFGNDVAITVGASQGNFELNVFKPMIAHNFLQSARLLADGMRSFDEHCAQGIEPNHARIAELMEKSLMLVTALAPHIGYDRAAQIAKTASHEGLTLRQAALQSGFVSEQQFDEWIVPIDMTRPDPVA; from the coding sequence ATGAACAACAGGATTGAGAAGGACAGTTTCGGCCCGATCGAGGTACCGGCAGACCAGCTCTGGGGCGCCCAGACCCAGCGCTCGCTGCATCATTTCCACATTTCCAGCGAGCGCATGGCGCCGGAACTGGTGGCCGCCCTGGCCCAGGTCAAGCGCGCCGCCGCCGCGGTCAACCGCTCGCTCGGCAAGCTCCCGGCCGACAAGGCCGAGGCCATCATCCGCGCCGCCGACGAAGTGCTGGAGGGCCGCCATGCGCGCGAATTCCCGCTGGCGGTCTGGCAGACCGGCTCGGGCACCCAGAGCAACATGAACATGAACGAAGTGCTGGCCAACCGCGGCTCCGAGCTGATGGGCGGCGAGCGCGGCGAGCAGCGCCTGCTGCACCCGAACGACCACGTCAACATGGGCCAGTCCTCGAACGACATCTTCCCGACCGCCATGCACGTGGCCGCAGCCGGCGCGGTGGCGCACAAGCTGCTGCCGGCGCTCGGCCAGCTGCGCGCCACCCTGCTGCGCAAGTCGCGCGACTTCGAATCGATCGTCAAGATCGGCCGCACCCACCTGCAGGACGCCACGCCGCTGACCCTGGGCCAGGAATTCTCGGGCTACGTGGCCCAGCTGGAATTCGCCGAAAGCGCGATCCGCGCCACCCTGCCCGGCCTGCTGGCCCTGGCCGCCGGCGGCACCGCGGTCGGCACCGGCCTGAACGCACACCCCGAGTTCGCGCCGCGCATCGCGGCCGAGATCAGCTCGCGCACCGGCCTGGCTTTCAAGAGCGCGCCGAACAAGTTCATGGCGCTGGCCGGGCACGACGCCCTGGTCTCGAGCCATGGCGCCTTCAAGACCCTGGCCACGGCCCTGATGAAGATCGCCAACGACGTGCGCTGGATGGCCTCGGGCCCGCGCTCGGGCCTGGGCGAGATCACCATTCCGGAAAACGAACCGGGCAGCTCGATCATGCCGGGCAAGGTCAACCCGACCCAGTCCGAAGCGCTGACGATGCTGTGCTGCCAGGTGTTCGGCAACGATGTCGCGATCACGGTCGGCGCTTCGCAGGGCAACTTCGAGCTGAACGTGTTCAAGCCCATGATCGCGCATAACTTCCTGCAGAGCGCACGCCTGCTGGCCGATGGCATGCGTTCGTTCGACGAGCACTGTGCCCAGGGCATCGAGCCGAACCATGCCCGCATCGCCGAGCTGATGGAAAAATCGCTGATGCTGGTGACCGCGCTGGCGCCGCACATCGGGTATGATCGCGCCGCACAGATCGCCAAGACCGCGTCGCACGAAGGCCTGACCCTGCGCCAGGCCGCGCTGCAGTCCGGTTTCGTCAGCGAGCAGCAGTTCGACGAGTGGATCGTGCCGATCGACATGACCCGGCCGGATCCTGTCGCGTGA
- a CDS encoding HDOD domain-containing protein, with protein sequence MKNWINRLLSSAEPQPSTPEAGADAAAVEGAVDTALDILYYRWLAGPARFEATPETESLILDQVRTLAQNPALAAELVPRVPELIPKLLRSLRDESVTTGELAHQVAEDVVMVAEVLREANSAYYHPLTPIKTVDAAIMLLGQNGLRMLLARVAFRPVIKLHETGFARRAAPLLWNHSEKCAVAASLMASALAADIFESCLAGLMQDVGLVVAFRLADRICQNGKVPASGAFGVELLACSRQLSAVIARHWDFPDKVADAIVQAGAPGGSSLARSLAQGDHIAKLRLLIDAGLLTEDDAMVTQGLNGYQRRCLGKLGKLDA encoded by the coding sequence ATGAAAAACTGGATCAATCGTTTGTTAAGCAGTGCGGAACCCCAGCCAAGTACGCCCGAGGCTGGTGCGGACGCTGCCGCGGTGGAGGGCGCGGTCGATACCGCGCTCGATATCCTTTATTACCGCTGGCTGGCAGGGCCGGCGCGCTTCGAGGCGACGCCGGAAACGGAAAGCCTGATCCTGGACCAGGTACGCACGCTGGCGCAGAACCCGGCCCTCGCGGCCGAGCTGGTGCCGCGCGTCCCCGAGCTGATCCCCAAGCTGCTGCGCAGCCTGCGCGACGAGAGCGTCACCACCGGCGAGCTGGCGCACCAGGTCGCCGAGGACGTGGTGATGGTCGCCGAAGTGCTGCGCGAGGCCAATAGCGCTTACTATCACCCGCTCACCCCGATCAAGACCGTGGACGCGGCCATCATGCTGCTGGGCCAGAACGGCTTGCGCATGCTGCTGGCCCGGGTCGCCTTCCGGCCCGTGATCAAGCTGCACGAAACCGGCTTCGCGCGCCGCGCCGCGCCGCTGCTCTGGAACCATTCCGAGAAATGCGCGGTGGCGGCCAGCCTGATGGCATCGGCGCTGGCGGCCGACATCTTCGAGTCCTGCCTGGCCGGGCTGATGCAGGACGTCGGGCTGGTGGTGGCTTTCCGCTTGGCCGACCGCATCTGCCAGAACGGCAAGGTGCCGGCATCCGGCGCCTTCGGCGTCGAACTGCTGGCCTGCAGCCGGCAGCTGTCGGCGGTGATCGCCAGGCATTGGGATTTTCCGGACAAGGTGGCCGATGCGATCGTCCAGGCCGGCGCGCCGGGCGGGTCCAGCCTGGCCCGGTCGCTGGCGCAGGGCGATCACATCGCCAAGCTGCGGCTGCTGATCGACGCCGGCTTGCTGACCGAGGACGACGCCATGGTGACGCAAGGGCTGAACGGCTACCAGCGGCGTTGCCTGGGCAAGCTGGGCAAGCTGGACGCGTAG
- a CDS encoding flagellar protein FliT, whose protein sequence is MTSNDVLSMYENLAGLSSQMKGAAEAGDWSGFDRLNVQASVAAGAAIGGVPALEGAKRQRKIDLIKQLMANDRAIRDVTEPWMGQLDRALCAH, encoded by the coding sequence ATGACCTCGAACGACGTCCTCTCGATGTATGAAAACCTCGCTGGCCTGAGCAGCCAGATGAAGGGCGCCGCCGAGGCCGGCGACTGGAGCGGTTTCGACCGGCTGAACGTGCAGGCCAGCGTGGCCGCGGGCGCCGCGATCGGTGGCGTGCCGGCCCTGGAAGGCGCCAAGCGCCAGCGCAAGATCGACCTGATCAAGCAGCTGATGGCCAACGACCGCGCGATTCGCGACGTCACCGAGCCCTGGATGGGCCAGCTGGACCGCGCACTGTGCGCGCACTGA
- a CDS encoding M1 family metallopeptidase: protein MRDMPVARAARAVTALAFALGAATAQAEAPFSFAATPGKLPKDVVPLQYAAHIVPDIDANSFRGTQTVEIEVLTPTSTIMLNADNMQIDAATLSGSGLGKLELDPILDKEGQTLRFVLARPLAPGKYALSLAFRGQINREGRGLFYVNYKAGGQEKKLIATTMAPTDARRMLPTWDEPAFRARFKLSVDVPGNFQAYSTTPIEKREEIGGGMQRITFGNTPKMPSYLVVLVAGELERLSAKQDGVDIGVVTTQGKLGSATFPLAATRDLLRYYNHYFGIRYPLPKLDQIAIPGGFNGAMENWGAIVYNEPTLLYDPKKSPEKVKKFTFNINAHEVAHQWFGNLVTMAWWDELWLNEGFASWMAAKATQHFHPEWRPYLDAMAEREYVMNLDARKTTHPIQTRIDTEEQAAAAFDAITYLKGQAFLRMLEAYLGEDAFRKGMRAYMAKHQYSNTTSSDLWAALEKASGKPVGKLASDWTLQPGFPLIKVEQACEDGKRKLTLAQEQYRLDEPPGQPRLWNVPLQVGTVNGKAWTTLLSGPGATITQASCEGTLVVDPYSVGYFRVQYDPASFRALAEQAPRLPDSTRLKLLSDTWSFASNGRMPLAGYLDLVRKYGDEPRVAVWNAILSNLRTLDSLARGEPEQALIRRFLIAFARPKFDRLGWDEKPGETAEDAQLRGMLATALARAGDPQAIEEGRARFARFLLEPSSVPPSMIDFVTGTAGHYADGATYEALAARAANAATGEERNRFGRALAAAQDPQLAARTLRALLAPRTPPDLVPYIVGGVAGEHLEQTWNFAIANREALLDNMEALGRNSLFASIVASSSNPAHAEMMEAYMRRNFGPDGLVEAERVGNGVRIRADQKARLLPQVRAALQ from the coding sequence ATGAGAGACATGCCAGTCGCCAGGGCGGCCAGGGCGGTCACCGCCCTCGCGTTCGCCCTGGGCGCCGCCACGGCGCAGGCCGAGGCGCCGTTTTCGTTCGCGGCCACGCCCGGCAAGCTGCCGAAAGACGTGGTGCCGCTCCAGTACGCGGCCCATATCGTGCCGGACATCGATGCGAACAGTTTCCGTGGCACCCAGACGGTCGAGATCGAGGTCCTGACGCCGACCTCGACCATCATGCTCAATGCCGACAACATGCAGATCGATGCCGCCACGCTCAGCGGTAGCGGCCTCGGCAAGCTGGAGCTCGACCCCATCCTCGACAAGGAAGGGCAGACCCTGCGCTTTGTGCTGGCCCGGCCGCTGGCGCCGGGTAAATACGCGCTGAGCCTGGCCTTCCGCGGGCAGATCAATCGCGAAGGGCGCGGCCTGTTCTACGTGAACTACAAGGCCGGTGGCCAGGAAAAGAAGCTGATCGCCACCACGATGGCGCCGACCGACGCGCGCCGCATGCTCCCGACCTGGGACGAACCGGCCTTCCGCGCCCGCTTCAAGCTCAGCGTCGACGTGCCGGGCAACTTCCAGGCCTATTCGACCACCCCGATCGAGAAACGCGAAGAGATCGGCGGCGGCATGCAGCGCATCACTTTCGGCAACACGCCGAAGATGCCGAGCTACCTGGTGGTGCTGGTGGCGGGCGAGCTGGAACGCCTGTCGGCGAAGCAGGACGGCGTCGATATCGGCGTCGTGACCACGCAGGGCAAGCTCGGCTCCGCCACCTTCCCGCTGGCCGCCACCCGCGACCTGCTGCGTTACTACAATCATTACTTCGGCATCCGCTACCCGCTGCCCAAGCTGGACCAGATCGCGATCCCGGGCGGCTTCAACGGCGCCATGGAGAACTGGGGCGCGATCGTCTACAACGAGCCGACCCTGCTGTACGACCCGAAGAAGAGTCCGGAGAAGGTCAAGAAGTTCACCTTCAACATCAATGCCCACGAAGTGGCGCACCAGTGGTTCGGCAACCTGGTCACCATGGCCTGGTGGGACGAGCTGTGGCTCAACGAAGGCTTCGCGTCCTGGATGGCGGCCAAGGCCACCCAGCACTTCCACCCCGAGTGGCGCCCCTACCTCGACGCCATGGCCGAGCGCGAATACGTGATGAACCTGGACGCGCGCAAGACCACCCACCCGATCCAGACCCGCATCGACACCGAAGAGCAGGCCGCCGCCGCGTTCGACGCGATCACCTACCTGAAGGGCCAGGCCTTCCTGCGCATGCTGGAAGCCTACCTGGGCGAAGACGCCTTCCGCAAGGGCATGCGCGCCTACATGGCGAAACACCAGTATTCCAACACCACCTCGAGCGACCTGTGGGCGGCGCTGGAAAAGGCATCCGGCAAGCCGGTCGGGAAGCTGGCCTCGGACTGGACCCTGCAGCCGGGCTTCCCCCTGATCAAGGTGGAGCAGGCCTGCGAGGACGGCAAGCGCAAGCTCACCCTGGCGCAGGAACAATACCGCCTGGACGAGCCGCCCGGCCAGCCGCGCCTGTGGAACGTGCCGCTGCAGGTCGGCACCGTCAACGGCAAGGCCTGGACCACGCTGCTGTCCGGCCCCGGCGCCACGATCACGCAGGCCAGCTGCGAAGGCACGCTGGTGGTCGATCCGTACAGCGTCGGCTACTTCCGCGTGCAGTACGACCCGGCCAGTTTCCGCGCGCTGGCCGAGCAGGCGCCGCGCCTGCCGGACAGCACGCGCCTGAAGCTGCTCTCCGACACCTGGAGCTTCGCCTCGAACGGCCGCATGCCGCTTGCCGGCTACCTGGACCTGGTGCGCAAGTATGGCGACGAGCCGCGCGTGGCGGTCTGGAACGCGATCCTGTCCAACCTGCGCACCCTCGATTCGCTGGCGCGCGGCGAACCGGAGCAGGCCTTGATCCGCCGTTTCCTGATCGCCTTCGCACGGCCGAAGTTCGACCGCCTCGGCTGGGACGAGAAGCCGGGCGAGACCGCCGAGGACGCCCAGCTGCGCGGCATGCTGGCGACCGCGCTGGCGCGCGCCGGCGATCCGCAGGCGATCGAAGAGGGCAGGGCCCGGTTTGCGCGCTTCCTGCTCGAGCCGTCCTCGGTGCCGCCGTCGATGATCGATTTCGTGACCGGCACCGCCGGGCATTATGCGGACGGGGCCACCTACGAGGCCCTGGCCGCGCGCGCGGCGAATGCCGCGACGGGCGAGGAGCGCAACCGCTTCGGCCGCGCGCTCGCCGCCGCGCAAGACCCGCAGCTGGCCGCGCGTACCCTGCGCGCGCTGCTCGCGCCCCGGACGCCGCCGGACCTGGTGCCCTACATCGTGGGCGGCGTCGCCGGCGAGCACCTCGAGCAGACCTGGAACTTCGCCATCGCCAACCGCGAAGCGCTGCTGGACAACATGGAAGCGCTGGGCCGCAACAGCCTGTTCGCCAGCATCGTGGCGTCCTCCAGCAACCCGGCGCATGCCGAGATGATGGAAGCCTACATGCGCCGGAACTTCGGTCCGGATGGCCTTGTCGAAGCCGAGCGCGTCGGCAACGGCGTGCGCATCCGCGCCGACCAGAAAGCGCGCCTGCTGCCGCAGGTCCGCGCGGCGTTGCAGTAA